TGGATGCAACGCCGGGCGGTCTGTTCCTCGTCAATGTCGGTGGTCGCCATATGGCGCGCGGTGAGTTCACCGAGGTGATTCCGGTCCACCGTCTTGCCTACAGTTTTGGCTGGGATGACAACGCGACCGTGCCGCCCGGCTCCAGTCATGTCGAGATCGACCTGATCGCGAGGGATGCGGGGACACTGATCCGTTTAACGCACAGCGGATTGCCGAACGCAGAGGAGCGTGACAGCCATCGAAAGGGATGGGAGCACTACCTCTCCAGGCTGAAGATCACTGCCGATGGGGGACATGCCGGTCCCGACGTGCCGATGAAGACTACGTGATTTTCATCAAGGGTCGCGGATGCCCGTCATGCAAAAATTTGGATGCCTTGGCAAGCGCAGATCTCCGTCGAGCGACCGTCAAAGCTTGGACCGACCACTATAGCTGCCGGCGACGAATCGTTTCGGCGAGTTCGGCAAAGGCATCCACGATTCCCTCGCCGCTCTTGGCGCTTACGAACTTGACGCTCGATCGGGCGAGCTGGCCGATCTGTTCGGCGCTTCCGGGCGCTTCGGCGAGATCGATCTTGTTCACCAGGGCCCTCAATGGCCTGCCTGGGAATCTCGTCTCGAAATTGCGGGCCAGTTCGACCATGCGCGTCACCGTTTGCGGGCGCGTCACGTCCGATACGACAATCGCTGCCGAAGCGCCGGTAACGTAAACGGTGTCGAAAATACGCATGCCGAAATCGCCGTCCGTGTCCCAGAGCACCAGACGCGTCGCTTCGTCCGCGCGAGCCGGATCGGCGGGAACGTCGTAGCTTAGAACTTCGACGCCGAGCGTGGATTTGTATTCGCCGTCGAAACGATCGTGCACGAGACGGTACATGATCGATGTCTTGCCCACCCCCATGTCGCCCAGCAGCATGACCTTCGCGGTAAACATTACTGGAGGCGCTCGGCTCGAAACACGTTTTCGAAGGTGACCCGGCGGTTCCCTTCGCTCGGCACGTCGGAGATGGGCACCGAGGACGAGCGCGAAACCACAAACAGGCGCGAAGGCTCGATGCCGAGCGAGGTCAACGCCCGCACCACCTGATCGGCCCTCTTGCGGGCAACCACGTGGTTGATGGAGTCCGTTCCGGTATCGTCGGCGTGGCCGACGACACGGATCCTCAGATCGTTGCCCTCAAGCAGCCCGGCCAGATCGCGGATCTGTCGGTCCGCCTCCTTGTCGTCGGCAAAAGCGTCGGCTGTGCCAAAGAAGATTGCCGTCGAGGCCATGAAGCGGTCGAGCCGCCCGGCGGGGCTGTCGGCTACCGAGCGCAGGGCGTCGTATTGCTGGTTTCTGGACCGTGTTTCCTCGGCGATCGCCGCGCGTGTCTCGTCGATACGCGCCTGCAGGCTGGCAAGGGATTGCAGCTCCCGCGCACTTGACCCGCGCGTTTCATCGATACGGGCCTGTAGGCCGGCGAGAGACTGTCGCTGCTCGGCGATCGCCGCGCCTGCTTCCCCGACGGACTTCTGCAGACTGGTGAGTGACTGTTGCTGTTCGGTGATCGCGTTGCCGGTTTCACCGCCGGACTTCTGCAAGTCGGCGAGGGATCGTTGCAGCTCAGCGACCGACTGGCGCGTTCCATCGATGCTTGCCTGGATGCCGGCCAAGGATTGCCGCACGGCGTCGACATCGGCGCGCAGCGCCGCCGGCTGTTCCATTCCCGGCACAACGCCGATCCGGTCGACGATCCGATACGGGGCGGCCGCCTTGGCCAAGGCGCC
The window above is part of the Mesorhizobium sp. WSM4904 genome. Proteins encoded here:
- a CDS encoding SRPBCC domain-containing protein: MAESVYTEIEVAAPQATVFALLTDPEQIVRWIGTEANLDATPGGLFLVNVGGRHMARGEFTEVIPVHRLAYSFGWDDNATVPPGSSHVEIDLIARDAGTLIRLTHSGLPNAEERDSHRKGWEHYLSRLKITADGGHAGPDVPMKTT
- a CDS encoding GTP-binding protein; this encodes MFTAKVMLLGDMGVGKTSIMYRLVHDRFDGEYKSTLGVEVLSYDVPADPARADEATRLVLWDTDGDFGMRIFDTVYVTGASAAIVVSDVTRPQTVTRMVELARNFETRFPGRPLRALVNKIDLAEAPGSAEQIGQLARSSVKFVSAKSGEGIVDAFAELAETIRRRQL
- a CDS encoding OmpA family protein, yielding MVDALYPITGRLVSAAVANAFKELVARLEQRLNALTSTELWVGRVKSLATGRPISEFVLANASPPRVSRLLMIERGNGRLVADWKREAIPDERADLLSAMVAAILEFSVQALAGEGNLEKLDFGGREIVLRASPRFILAAECIGPLRPADDARINSLFFDTIEGMDGDCDTATLVSLAASIEADASLDRKPRRGGKVVLLVLAALVAAGLAWLAGVYLTRTMLERRANDALHDLVGKEPLLQSFPLRLDFDHGNRTVSVSGIEPSQVEVAPLVGALAKAAAPYRIVDRIGVVPGMEQPAALRADVDAVRQSLAGIQASIDGTRQSVAELQRSLADLQKSGGETGNAITEQQQSLTSLQKSVGEAGAAIAEQRQSLAGLQARIDETRGSSARELQSLASLQARIDETRAAIAEETRSRNQQYDALRSVADSPAGRLDRFMASTAIFFGTADAFADDKEADRQIRDLAGLLEGNDLRIRVVGHADDTGTDSINHVVARKRADQVVRALTSLGIEPSRLFVVSRSSSVPISDVPSEGNRRVTFENVFRAERLQ